From Thermococcus barophilus MP:
CAGGCAAGACAGCTCATTGTTCACGGGCACATAGAGGTCAACGGGCAAATAATCAGGTCACCAAGCTACCTCGTTCTCAGAGAAGAAGAAGATGGCATAACCTATGCAAAGACCTCGCCTTTTGCTAAGGAGTCACACCCCGAGAGGGTTGTTATTGAGCAGGCTAAGCAGGCGGGTGAGGCTCAATGAGTGAGGAGGTAAATATTAAGAAGAAGGAGAAATGGGGAGTTGCTCACATTTACTCCTCATACAACAACACCATAATTCACATAACTGACCTCACAGGTGCAGAGACAATTTCAAGATGGAGCGGTGGTATGGTTGTTAAGGCAGACAGAGATGAGCCATCTCCGTATGCAGCAATGATCGCTGCCAAGAGGGCAGCTGAAGAGGCTTTGGAGAAGGGTATTGTTGGTGTTCACATTAAAGTTAGAGCCCCCGGAGGAAGTAAGAGCAAAACACCTGGACCTGGTGCTCAGGCGGCAATTAGAGCTTTAGCCAGGGCTGGTCTCAAAATCGGTCGCGTTGAGGACGTAACACCAATACCTCATGATGGTACAAGACCCAAGGGCGGTCGTAGGGGTAGAAGAGTTTAGCTTTCTTTACAACTTCTTTTTTGGTGAGAAAAAATGAAAATCAAAGTTCTTGAAAAAAGGGAAGATGCAATTCGCTTTATCTTAGAGGGCGTTGATGCAGCTTTCGCAAATGCACTGAGAAGGGTGATAATCGGAGAGGTCCCGACTTTTGCAGTTGATGAGGTTGAGTTCTATGAGAACGATTCAGCCCTTTTCGATGAGATTATAGCCCATCGCTTGGCTATGATACCCCTTACCACTCCATATGACAGGTTTGAGCTTGATGCTCTTGAGCTTGATGAATATACTGTCACTTTAAGCTTAGAGGCTGAAGGACCGGGTGTAGTGTACTCAGGTGATTTAAAGAGTGATGACCCTGATGTTAAGCCTGTGACACCAAACATACCGATTGTAAAGCTGGCTGAAGGTCAAAAATTGACTCTAAACGCCTATGCCAAGCTTGGAAGAGGAAAAGATCATGCGAAGTGGCAGCCGGGCTTTGCTTATTACAAATACCTCACAGAGATTCATGTCAGCAAAGAAGTTCCAGAGTGGGAGAAAATAAAGAAGCTGGCAAAGAAAAGAAAGCTACCTACCGAAGAAACCGAAGAGGAGCTGGTAATAAAGACAATAACCGCTTTCTATCTTCCAAGAGAATTTGAGCAGTACATTGGCACTCTGATTAAAGAAGAAATTGTGCCGGATACATTCGTGTTTACAGTAGAAAGCAACGGAGAACTGCCAGTTGAGGAAATAGTGAGCATAGCGCTCAAGATTTTAATGAGAAAGAGCGATAAATTTATAAACGAGCTTCATAAATTAGCCGAATAGCCGTAGTGCGGGGGTTGCCGAGCCTGGTCAAAGGCGCGGGATTCAGGGTCCCGTCCCGCAGGGGTTCCGGGGTTCAAATCCCCGCCCCCGCACCATAATGATCACCCCGTCCCTCGCTGCGAGAAGGAATTGAGGAGGAATGCTCATGAAGAGAACTGGTCCAACTGATATTAATTTGAGAAGGCTTATAAGATATTTAAGGAAGAAGTCAAACGAGGAAGGAGTAAAGATATGGAAGGACATAGCTTGGCGTCTTGAAAGACCAAGAAGGCAGAGAGCTGAGGTAAACGTCAGCAAAATTAACAGATACACAAAGGAAGGGGACGTTGTTATAGTCCCAGGAAGCGTTCTTGGTGCAGGAAACCTTGACCATAAGGTTATTGTCGCCGCGTGGAAGTTCAGCGAAAAAGCTAAAGAAAAGATTATCAACGCTGGTGGAGAGGCAATAACAATTGAAGAATTAATCGAGAGAAATCCAAAAGGTAGTGGAGTAATCATAATGGAGTGATGGGCTATGAGAATTATTAACGCTGAAGGTCTCATATTGGGAAGACTTGCATCAAAAGTCGCCAAGATGCTCCTTGAAGGTGAAGAGGTTATTATTGTCAACGCTGAAAAAGCTATAATCACTGGAAACAGAGAGGACATCTTTGCAAAGTATAAGCAGAGGACAGAGCTTAGAACAAGGACAAATCCAAGAAGAGGTCCGTTCTATCCAAAGAGAAGTGACGAGATCGTCAGAAGGACAATCAGAGGGATGCTTCCATGGAAGACCGACAGAGGCAGGAAGGCTTTCAAGAGACTCAAGGTTTACGCCGGTGTTCCAAAGGAGTTTGAAGGAAGAGAGTTTGAGACAATAATGGAAGCACATATGTCAAGGCTTAAGACACCTAAGTATGTGACGGTTGGGGAAGTTGCAAAGTATTTGGGTGGAAAATTCTGAGGTGATAATAATGAGGATCATTCAAACGGCCGGAAAGAGAAAGACCGCAATTGCAAGGGCAACGATTAGAGAGGGTAAGGGCAGGATAAGGATCAACAACAAGCCCGTTGAAATCATTGAGCCGGAAATCGCAAGATTCACAATCCTTGAGCCGCTTATCTTAGCTGGTGAAGAAATCGTCAGCAAAGTTGACATTGACGTCAAAGTACAGGGTGGAGGATTCATGGGGCAGGCTGAGGCTGCAAGAGTCGCAATTGCAAGGGCTTTAGTAGAGTGGACGGGAGACATGAATCTCAAGGAGAAGTTCATGAAGTACGACAGAACAATGCTTGTCGGTGACAGCAGAAGAACTGAGCCACACAAGCCAAACAGGTCAACAAAAGGTCCAAGAGCAAAGAGGCAAAAGAGCTATCGTTGAATTGGTTTGCTTTCCTTTAACACTTTAGGTGAAAACGTTAAAAGGTGATTTGGTTGATAGTTCCCGTGAGATGCTTTACATGTGGAAAGGTCATAGGTGATAAATACTACATCTTTAAAGAGCGCGTTGAGAATGGTGAAGACCCTGAGAAAGTGCTTGACGACCTTGGATTGGAGAGATACTGCTGCAGGAGAATGCTGCTCACTCATGTTGAGTTGATTGATGACATAATGCAGTATAGAGTGTATTGAAAAAACCACATTTCTTTAGGTGGGGCCGTGGGGTAGCTTGGTCCATCCTCTCGGCCTGGGGCGCCGGAGACCCGGGTTCAAATCCCGGCGGCCCCACCAAAATTGGCATATGTGATAAACATGTTCAAGTACACGAGATTTGAAAAGGCGAGAATCATTGGAGCAAGGGCACTGCAGATAGCAATGGGAGCTCCCGTCTTGATTGACGTTCCAGAGGGCATAACCCCGTTGGATGCTGCAATATTGGAGTTTGAAAAGGGTATAATACCAATAACCGTTATAAGGCCGAGCTGATGAAAGATGACGATAATAGAGAACGTTGTGGGTAGGGTTACAATCCTCAGAGGTGGCAAATATTCGATTGAAGTTGATGTTATAACCAGCTCTGGCTTTGGGAGATTTGCAGCTCCCGTTGACGAGAACCCTTCCCTATACATTGTTGAAGCCCACAGAGCTGTTAGCGAAGTAGATGAGATTATAGGCCCTGAATTAATTGGGTTTGATGCTCAAGAACAGGAGCTCATTGACAGTTATCTCTGGGAGATTGATGGGACGGACAATTTGAGCCATATAGGTGCCAACACTGCATTGGCTGTTTCAGTAGCTGTCGCAAAAGCTGCAGCTAACGTCAAGAAGATGCCTCTTTACAGCTACATCGGAGGGACATTTACAACGGAACTTCCAGTGCCGCTCATCGGCTTTGCAAGTGATGAGGCTTTTGAGTACTACGTTATGGTCAGAGATTTGATGGAGATAACAGATGTTGTTGATGCGATGGTCAAGATTGAAGAACACGCAGAAAAAACAAGTGTTGAGGAGCTTTCAAAGGCTTCAGAAGCCGCAAGTGATGAACTTGGATTGGATATTGCAATAGGGATTGTTCAAAAAAGACCTCTTGAGCTTGAAGAAGTTCTCAGGACGGTAGAGGACAACAACATAGCCTATATAAAGCCGCTTGGAGGGGAAGAGCTTTTCCTTGAGCTCATTGCCAGCACACATGGAGTTTTTGTTGATGGTGAATACCTCTTTAAGGAGAAGGATATAATTGATAGGAGGTACTACAACGCGCTTTCAATAAAGCCTATAAACTTCGGCACACTTACCGACTTATACAACCTTGTGAATGATGCGAAATCCGAGAGGATTACGCCCATATTGGCTGAGGCAAAGTTTGAATCAGCTGATGAGGCTTTGCCTCATATGGCTGTTGGGCTCAAATGCCCAGCTATAATGCTTTACAAAGATTCGCTCGTTAAAATAAACGAACTGATTAGGATAGCCGAAGATTTGGGTGAAAGAGGAAGGATAATAACATTTGAGGGGTGAAAGGAATGGATGAGTATTTGGTTCCACTTGACCAATATTTGGCGGCTGGAGTTCACATCGGAACACAGCAGAAAACTAAGGATATGAAGAAGTTCATATATAGGGTCAGGCAAGATGGTCTCTACGTTTTGGATGTTAGGAAGACGGATGAAAGGCTCCGCATTGCTGGTAAGTTCCTTGCAAAGTTTGAGCCAGACAAGGTCTTAGCGGTCAGCGTTAGACTCTACGGTCAGAAGCCTGTTAAAAAGTTCGGTGAAGTTACAGGGGCGAGGGCAATTCCGGGGAGATTCCTTCCAGGGACAATGACAAATCCAGCAGTCAAAAACTTCTTTGAGCCAGATGTTTTGATTGTCACAGACCCGAGGGCTGACCACCAGGCACTCAAGGAAGCTGTTGAAGTTGGAATTCCCATCGTAGCCTTAGTTGATACCGAGAACTTGCTCAGCTATGTTGACTTGGCAATTCCAACAAACAACAAAGGTAGAAAGGCTCTGGCCTTGATTTACTGGATACTTGCAAGGGAGATCCTCTACAACCGCAAAGAAATCGAGAACAGGGAGGACTTCAAGGTTCCAGTCGAGGACTTTGAGATGAGGATTATTAGGACTTAAGCTTTCTTTTCTTCATTCTTAGCTTAATGATTTTAACCAAAATGCTATAAGTTCTTCTGCGTAACTTATTTTGGGTGGTAGTGATGATTAGGTATCCTGCCGTAGCAGGCAGCTTTTATCCCACTGGCGAAGAGCTTGTGATAATGCTTGAACGCTTTTTCAGTGACTTGGGTGAGCTTGGCAGTGAGAGAAAGATAACAGCAGGCGTTGCACCTCATGCCGGCTATGTTTTCTCTGGTTATACGGCTTCAAGAACATACAAAGCTATTTATGAAGACGGTCTTCCAGAGACATTCGTCATAATAGGACCAAATCACACTGGCTTAGGCTCACCTGTTGCCGTATATCCAGAAGGAGAATGGATCACTCCGTTAGGAGGGGTTGAAGTGGATGCCGAGTTAGCCAAAGCAATTGTCAAGAATTCCAGCATTGCTGACTTGGATGAGCTGGCTCACAAGTATGAGCATTCCATAGAGGTTCAGCTACCATTTATACAGTACATAGCTGATAAAGCTGGCAGGAAAATCAAAATAGTGCCGATAACTCTTGGGCTTCAAGATGAGGAGGTTGCTGAGGACTTAGGAAAAGCAATTTTTGAAGCATCTCAAGAGCTTGGCAGAGATGTTGTTGTGATTGCAAGCACTGACATGATGCACTATGGCTACATGTACGGCTACATTCCCTTCAGGGCGAGAGGAGAAGACTTGCTCGGCAGGATTAAGGAGTGGGATTTCAGGGTTATTCAGAGAATCCTGGAGTTTGACTACAAAGGTATGTTCGATGAGATAAGGAAAATGGATCACACAATGTGCGGTCCAGGTGGAGTTGCCGCTGGGATAGTGTTTTCAAGGTTAGCTGATGCTAATGAAGCAGAACTTTTACACTACACTACAAGCTTTGAAGTCAGCAGAAGTACAGATGCAATAGTTGGCTATGCGTCAGTTGTGATGAGAAAGACGTGAAAAAGCCAAAAAGAGTGTTAACGATATGGCAGTTGATGGCATGACCCAAAAATTGCTTAAAGGCGTGGGCTTTCTCCTTTTTATACTTGCTGTTATCTACCTGCTGGAATTTCTGCTTAACATGGATACTCCTTATTTTAATGACT
This genomic window contains:
- a CDS encoding 30S ribosomal protein S11 encodes the protein MSEEVNIKKKEKWGVAHIYSSYNNTIIHITDLTGAETISRWSGGMVVKADRDEPSPYAAMIAAKRAAEEALEKGIVGVHIKVRAPGGSKSKTPGPGAQAAIRALARAGLKIGRVEDVTPIPHDGTRPKGGRRGRRV
- a CDS encoding DNA-directed RNA polymerase subunit D, whose translation is MKIKVLEKREDAIRFILEGVDAAFANALRRVIIGEVPTFAVDEVEFYENDSALFDEIIAHRLAMIPLTTPYDRFELDALELDEYTVTLSLEAEGPGVVYSGDLKSDDPDVKPVTPNIPIVKLAEGQKLTLNAYAKLGRGKDHAKWQPGFAYYKYLTEIHVSKEVPEWEKIKKLAKKRKLPTEETEEELVIKTITAFYLPREFEQYIGTLIKEEIVPDTFVFTVESNGELPVEEIVSIALKILMRKSDKFINELHKLAE
- a CDS encoding 50S ribosomal protein L18e, yielding MKRTGPTDINLRRLIRYLRKKSNEEGVKIWKDIAWRLERPRRQRAEVNVSKINRYTKEGDVVIVPGSVLGAGNLDHKVIVAAWKFSEKAKEKIINAGGEAITIEELIERNPKGSGVIIME
- the rplM gene encoding 50S ribosomal protein L13; its protein translation is MRIINAEGLILGRLASKVAKMLLEGEEVIIVNAEKAIITGNREDIFAKYKQRTELRTRTNPRRGPFYPKRSDEIVRRTIRGMLPWKTDRGRKAFKRLKVYAGVPKEFEGREFETIMEAHMSRLKTPKYVTVGEVAKYLGGKF
- a CDS encoding 30S ribosomal protein S9, whose product is MRIIQTAGKRKTAIARATIREGKGRIRINNKPVEIIEPEIARFTILEPLILAGEEIVSKVDIDVKVQGGGFMGQAEAARVAIARALVEWTGDMNLKEKFMKYDRTMLVGDSRRTEPHKPNRSTKGPRAKRQKSYR
- a CDS encoding DNA-directed RNA polymerase subunit N; this translates as MIVPVRCFTCGKVIGDKYYIFKERVENGEDPEKVLDDLGLERYCCRRMLLTHVELIDDIMQYRVY
- a CDS encoding DNA-directed RNA polymerase subunit K, encoding MFKYTRFEKARIIGARALQIAMGAPVLIDVPEGITPLDAAILEFEKGIIPITVIRPS
- the rpsB gene encoding 30S ribosomal protein S2, with product MDEYLVPLDQYLAAGVHIGTQQKTKDMKKFIYRVRQDGLYVLDVRKTDERLRIAGKFLAKFEPDKVLAVSVRLYGQKPVKKFGEVTGARAIPGRFLPGTMTNPAVKNFFEPDVLIVTDPRADHQALKEAVEVGIPIVALVDTENLLSYVDLAIPTNNKGRKALALIYWILAREILYNRKEIENREDFKVPVEDFEMRIIRT
- a CDS encoding MEMO1 family protein translates to MIRYPAVAGSFYPTGEELVIMLERFFSDLGELGSERKITAGVAPHAGYVFSGYTASRTYKAIYEDGLPETFVIIGPNHTGLGSPVAVYPEGEWITPLGGVEVDAELAKAIVKNSSIADLDELAHKYEHSIEVQLPFIQYIADKAGRKIKIVPITLGLQDEEVAEDLGKAIFEASQELGRDVVVIASTDMMHYGYMYGYIPFRARGEDLLGRIKEWDFRVIQRILEFDYKGMFDEIRKMDHTMCGPGGVAAGIVFSRLADANEAELLHYTTSFEVSRSTDAIVGYASVVMRKT